One genomic segment of Vespa crabro chromosome 3, iyVesCrab1.2, whole genome shotgun sequence includes these proteins:
- the LOC124422619 gene encoding protein-S-isoprenylcysteine O-methyltransferase translates to MLCRDGKLSLFSFSISLIFAILPEVLLRLECDILREYFQNTIFVHSLQYGFLNFTLFLAFHGFEYQVAVRSTFLGYVVGIAITIFSTASPSWRMFGVYMAVIAIFHYTEFLAIAWTNPSTLSIDSFVLNHSISYGIAACSSWIEFIVERYYFPDMKKASSISYVGLILSILGELLRKSAIFTAKHNFNHIVQSAKKRNHELITHGIYGIFRHPSYVGWFYWAIGTQLILQNPFCILGYAVASWRFFHDRILIEEITLLNFFGEAYVEYQGKVPTGLPFISGYKTDL, encoded by the exons ATGCTGTGTCGCGATGGAAAATTGAGTTTGTTTTCCTTTAGTATATCTCTTATTTTTGCGATCCTACCTGAAGTACTTTTGAGGTTAGAATGCGATATTTTaagggaatattttcaaaataccaTATTCGTGCACTCTCTTCAATATGGTTTTTTGAATTTCACATTATTCCTTGCCTTCCATGGATTTGAATATCAG gTCGCAGTCAGATCCACGTTTTTGGGATACGTAGTTGGTATTGCAATTACGATATTTTCTACTGCTTCACCCTCCTGGCGAATGTTTGGCGTTTATATGGCAGTAATAGCTATATTCCATTATACCGAATTTTTAGCTATAGCATGGACAAATCCGTCTACCTTGTCTATAGATAGTTTTGTTCTTAATCACAGTATCTCGTATGGCATAGCCGCGTGTTCTAGTTGGATTGAATTTATTGTAGAAAGATACTACTTCCCAGATATGAAAAAGGCCTCCTCCATTTCCTATGTCGGCttaatattatccatattgggagaattattaagaaaaagcgCTATATTTACGGCCAaacataattttaatcatattgTGCAAAGTGCAAAGAAGAGGAATCACGAATTAATAACGCATGGCATTTATGGAATATTTAGACATCCGAGTTATGTCGGATGGTTTTATTGGGCCATTGGAACTCAG TTGATACTACAAAATCCATTTTGCATTTTGGGATACGCGGTTGCTTCTTGGAGATTCTTCCACGATCGTATTCTTATAGAAGAAATAACGTTGTTGAATTTTTTTGGCGAAGCATACGTTGAATACCAAGGAAAAGTACCTACCGGACTACCATTTATATCTGGCTATAAAACTGACTTATAG